In Nocardioides sp., the following proteins share a genomic window:
- the lepB gene encoding signal peptidase I: MTTEDREDLPAQEQEDSRSSHSNGESRDKEQLPLWQETILLLGVALGLAILIKAVLVQAFYIPSESMEPGLVKNDRILVQKVSYWGSASPQRGDVVVFKDPGGWLPPMPKTGARAVVTNVMAKIGLYPEGGHLVKRVIGVAGDKIKCCDAKGRIMVNGTPLDEGSYVKVDDPNTPEDEDGQCRGPMKGTCKWTAGPVPEGHLFVMGDNRAHSADSSYHLCAPQATDCVDSDAYVPVGDVVGKVFVVLWPANHFRWVTRPDDFTEVTSP, translated from the coding sequence GTGACTACCGAAGACCGCGAAGACCTCCCCGCTCAAGAGCAGGAGGATTCGCGGTCTTCGCATTCCAACGGCGAAAGTCGGGACAAGGAACAGCTCCCGTTGTGGCAGGAGACGATCCTGCTGCTCGGAGTGGCTTTGGGTCTGGCCATCCTGATCAAGGCCGTGCTCGTCCAGGCGTTCTACATCCCTTCGGAATCGATGGAGCCCGGGCTGGTCAAGAACGACCGGATCCTGGTGCAGAAGGTCTCCTACTGGGGCAGCGCGAGCCCGCAACGCGGTGACGTGGTGGTCTTCAAGGATCCGGGCGGCTGGCTGCCGCCCATGCCGAAGACCGGTGCGCGTGCCGTGGTCACCAACGTGATGGCCAAGATCGGGCTCTATCCCGAGGGCGGGCACTTGGTGAAGCGCGTCATCGGTGTCGCGGGCGACAAGATCAAGTGTTGTGACGCCAAGGGACGCATCATGGTCAACGGCACCCCGCTCGACGAGGGGTCGTACGTCAAGGTCGACGACCCCAACACCCCCGAAGACGAGGACGGTCAGTGCCGGGGCCCGATGAAGGGCACCTGCAAGTGGACTGCCGGACCGGTCCCGGAGGGTCACCTCTTCGTGATGGGCGACAACCGGGCACATTCGGCGGACTCGAGCTATCACCTGTGCGCGCCGCAGGCCACCGACTGCGTCGACAGCGATGCGTACGTCCCGGTGGGGGACGTCGTCGGCAAGGTCTTCGTCGTGTTGTGGCCGGCCAACCACTTCCGCTGGGTGACGCGTCCCGACGACTTCACCGAGGTCACCAGTCCTTGA
- a CDS encoding ribonuclease HII: protein MSDLPRGATVRRDSGIYGYERALHRVGIEPVAGVDEAGRGACAGPLVAGAVILRPGKAGQIPGLADSKLLTQAARERVYAQVVRRALAWSVVSVSAAECDRLGMHVANLEALRRAVALLGTRPAYVLTDGFPVDGFDVPGLAIWKGDRVAGCIAAASVIAKVTRDRLMTHAHDDFPDWAFDVHKGYITDLHTARLLAHGPSAIHRWRFVNVRRAAGLEVESLDSTTADVGTADAGPRASQDHEQRLER from the coding sequence TTGAGCGACCTTCCCCGCGGAGCGACCGTACGTCGTGACTCCGGGATCTATGGCTACGAGCGCGCGCTGCATCGCGTGGGCATCGAACCCGTCGCGGGTGTCGACGAGGCCGGTCGTGGTGCATGTGCGGGTCCGCTCGTCGCCGGTGCGGTGATCCTGCGGCCGGGCAAGGCCGGACAGATCCCTGGCCTGGCTGATTCCAAACTGCTGACGCAGGCCGCGCGAGAGCGCGTCTATGCCCAGGTCGTACGCCGGGCGTTGGCCTGGTCGGTCGTCTCGGTGTCGGCCGCAGAGTGCGATCGACTCGGCATGCATGTGGCCAATCTGGAGGCGCTGCGCCGGGCGGTGGCACTGCTGGGCACCCGGCCGGCGTACGTGTTGACCGACGGGTTCCCCGTCGACGGCTTCGACGTGCCGGGGTTGGCTATCTGGAAGGGCGACCGGGTCGCCGGCTGCATCGCGGCCGCCTCGGTGATCGCCAAGGTCACGCGCGATCGGCTGATGACGCACGCCCACGACGACTTTCCCGACTGGGCGTTCGATGTGCACAAGGGCTATATCACCGACCTGCACACCGCGCGGCTGCTGGCCCACGGGCCCTCGGCGATCCACCGCTGGCGCTTTGTCAATGTACGTCGAGCCGCCGGACTCGAGGTCGAGTCGCTAGATTCGACCACTGCGGATGTGGGCACTGCGGATGCGGGGCCGCGAGCGTCCCAAGATCACGAGCAGAGGCTGGAGAGATGA
- a CDS encoding DUF2469 domain-containing protein yields MSTEDLEKYEAEMELTLYREYRDVVGIFKYVVETDRRFYLCNQADIKARTEAGDVFFEVTMTDAWVWDMYRPARFAKNVKVLTFKDVNIEELSPSEIDPPKA; encoded by the coding sequence ATGAGCACCGAGGATCTCGAGAAGTACGAGGCCGAGATGGAGCTGACGCTCTATCGCGAGTACCGCGACGTCGTGGGCATCTTCAAGTACGTCGTGGAGACCGATCGTCGCTTCTACTTGTGCAATCAGGCCGACATCAAGGCGCGCACCGAGGCCGGTGACGTGTTCTTCGAGGTGACCATGACCGATGCCTGGGTCTGGGACATGTACCGCCCGGCGCGATTCGCCAAGAACGTGAAGGTGCTGACGTTCAAGGACGTCAACATCGAGGAGTTGTCGCCGTCGGAGATCGACCCACCGAAGGCCTGA
- a CDS encoding YraN family protein, with the protein METSRTAARRSALGRYGERVAARHLVEAGMTVLDRNWRCRQGEIDLVAREGEVLVVCEVKTRTSDACGSPHQAVTEDKLARLRRLAAAWVAAHQAKPQGIRIDLVAVMRPPKGAAVIDHVRGLGQ; encoded by the coding sequence ATGGAGACTTCGAGGACGGCGGCGCGACGCAGCGCTTTGGGCCGATATGGAGAACGGGTCGCGGCACGGCATCTGGTCGAGGCCGGCATGACGGTGCTCGATCGCAACTGGCGCTGCCGCCAGGGTGAGATCGACCTGGTCGCACGCGAGGGCGAGGTGCTGGTCGTGTGCGAGGTCAAGACGCGTACGTCGGACGCCTGCGGCAGCCCGCATCAAGCTGTGACCGAGGACAAACTCGCCAGACTCCGCCGCCTTGCGGCGGCCTGGGTGGCCGCGCACCAGGCGAAACCGCAGGGGATCCGCATCGATCTGGTGGCCGTGATGCGACCGCCCAAGGGTGCCGCGGTCATCGACCATGTCAGGGGGTTGGGCCAATGA
- a CDS encoding YifB family Mg chelatase-like AAA ATPase, protein MSVATTKCVSLRGTMGQLIDVQVDVSPGMVATVISGRADPTLSEGRDRVRMAVINSGRKWPNERRTTVLLAPAEVPKSGTHFDLSIAIGVLAVTDQLKGGRFHDAVFIGELALDGGLRCVPGVLPMTLAAASQGIRRVYVPEPQAAEAALVPGIEVFGMRSLAQVAAEVCGEEVPEAAPIAPLTAQPLLRWQGQDRSDSLDLCDLEGVSDAKFALEVAAAGGHHLMFTGPKGTGKTSLAERLPGLLPDLKPEQALELSVINSLSGTFQAGAGLPTRPPFTAPHHHASRTSLLGGGSGRVRPGEVSRAHHGVLFLDEFPLLATDVIEALRQPLESGEVTIARGEESATYPARGMVALACNPCPCGEWNAEPTNDCTCSRVQRRDYARKLEGPLIDRIDIVRQVHPEPTGFGAHSGPRPEGSARVAQRVLAARQRQAERYAGHGFSLNAHVPASSIEEHWPISAPASRRLDEVARSGRLSRRGLVRVSRIAWTLADLRGIERPGLAELDVALALRLGDPLADTTFRRVG, encoded by the coding sequence ATGAGCGTCGCGACCACCAAGTGCGTGAGCCTGCGCGGCACGATGGGCCAACTGATCGACGTGCAGGTCGACGTGTCGCCGGGGATGGTGGCCACCGTGATCAGTGGCCGCGCCGACCCGACCTTGAGCGAGGGACGGGATCGGGTTCGGATGGCGGTGATCAATTCCGGTCGCAAGTGGCCCAACGAGCGGCGTACGACCGTGTTGTTGGCTCCGGCAGAAGTCCCGAAATCGGGCACCCACTTCGACCTCAGCATCGCGATCGGCGTGCTGGCCGTGACCGATCAACTCAAAGGGGGGCGTTTCCACGACGCCGTCTTCATCGGCGAACTCGCCCTCGACGGTGGCCTGCGATGCGTCCCCGGCGTCTTGCCGATGACCCTGGCAGCCGCGTCCCAGGGCATCCGTCGGGTGTACGTGCCCGAGCCGCAGGCGGCCGAGGCGGCATTGGTGCCGGGCATCGAGGTGTTCGGGATGCGCAGCCTTGCCCAAGTCGCGGCCGAGGTGTGCGGCGAGGAGGTCCCCGAGGCCGCACCGATTGCGCCGCTGACCGCCCAGCCCCTGCTCAGATGGCAGGGACAGGACCGCTCCGACTCCCTGGATCTTTGCGACCTGGAGGGCGTCAGTGACGCCAAGTTCGCCCTGGAGGTGGCCGCGGCTGGTGGTCACCACCTGATGTTCACCGGCCCGAAGGGCACCGGCAAGACGTCCCTGGCCGAGCGACTCCCGGGTCTGCTACCGGATCTCAAGCCGGAGCAGGCCCTCGAACTCTCGGTGATCAACTCACTCTCCGGCACCTTCCAAGCCGGTGCCGGGCTCCCGACCAGACCACCGTTCACCGCACCACACCACCACGCCTCCCGGACCAGCCTGCTGGGTGGCGGCAGCGGGAGGGTGCGGCCCGGGGAGGTCAGCCGGGCACATCATGGCGTGCTCTTTTTGGATGAATTTCCGCTACTGGCCACGGACGTGATCGAGGCCTTGCGCCAGCCGTTGGAGAGCGGTGAGGTGACGATCGCCCGGGGGGAGGAGTCCGCGACCTATCCGGCTCGCGGGATGGTGGCCTTGGCGTGCAACCCGTGCCCGTGTGGGGAGTGGAACGCCGAGCCGACCAACGACTGCACGTGCAGCAGGGTGCAGCGACGCGACTATGCCCGCAAGCTCGAAGGCCCGCTCATCGATCGGATCGACATCGTCAGGCAGGTCCACCCGGAGCCGACCGGTTTCGGTGCTCACTCGGGCCCGCGGCCGGAGGGCAGTGCGCGCGTGGCGCAGCGGGTGCTGGCGGCCCGACAGCGTCAGGCCGAGCGGTATGCCGGGCACGGGTTCAGTCTCAACGCGCATGTGCCGGCGTCGTCGATCGAAGAGCACTGGCCGATTTCGGCACCGGCGAGCCGACGTCTCGACGAGGTGGCCCGGTCCGGTCGACTGAGTCGTCGTGGGCTGGTCCGAGTCAGCAGGATCGCCTGGACGCTCGCGGACCTGCGCGGGATCGAGCGTCCAGGACTGGCCGAGTTGGACGTGGCGTTGGCCCTGCGGCTGGGCGATCCCCTCGCGGACACCACGTTCAGGAGAGTGGGATGA
- a CDS encoding DNA-processing protein DprA: MTPSHAERCARLRLLRAADVGDLRLLEHVRERGAEEMVGLLRAGSRASAASAEVVARLDAVDPESEIAAGHALGARFVIPGDAEWPNRLHDLARITVTPRKGGVPLGLWVRGPLGLDELEHSLSIVGTRAATPYGTSVAAEIAATCASVGLVVVSGAAFGVDYAAHRGAVTVGGHTVAVLACGVDKHYPVQHEEMLEHLARTSAVVSEAPLGAHCQRQRFLARNRIIVALTQGTVVVEAALRSGALNSAEWADKLMRPAMGVPGPVTSGVSSGVNDYVRNGKLTLVTRGEEVLEQVSPMGVALLAQRRGEERAYDALDEDQQKVFEVLPARDALDLVSIAREALMDRDDAAFILGELARGEWVINEGDDANGPWRITSPGVADRAAS, from the coding sequence ATGACACCCTCACACGCTGAGCGTTGCGCTCGTCTTCGGCTGCTGCGCGCCGCCGACGTCGGAGACCTGCGGCTGCTGGAGCACGTACGCGAGCGCGGCGCCGAGGAGATGGTCGGACTGCTGCGCGCCGGGTCCCGGGCGTCGGCCGCGTCGGCCGAGGTCGTGGCCAGGCTCGACGCAGTCGATCCCGAGTCAGAGATCGCGGCCGGTCACGCCCTCGGAGCACGTTTTGTGATTCCCGGTGACGCCGAGTGGCCGAACCGACTCCATGACCTTGCGCGCATCACCGTCACACCACGCAAGGGCGGGGTGCCGCTCGGGCTGTGGGTGCGTGGTCCGCTTGGTCTCGATGAGTTGGAGCATTCGCTGTCGATCGTCGGCACCCGAGCCGCTACGCCCTATGGCACCTCGGTCGCCGCTGAGATCGCCGCGACGTGTGCCAGCGTGGGTCTCGTCGTGGTGTCCGGGGCGGCGTTCGGCGTGGACTATGCCGCGCACCGAGGAGCGGTGACCGTCGGTGGGCACACCGTCGCCGTGCTCGCCTGTGGTGTCGACAAGCACTATCCGGTCCAGCACGAGGAGATGCTGGAGCATCTGGCCCGCACGAGCGCTGTGGTCTCCGAAGCGCCCTTGGGCGCGCACTGTCAACGGCAGCGGTTCCTGGCGCGCAACCGCATCATCGTGGCGCTGACGCAAGGCACCGTGGTGGTCGAGGCGGCCCTGCGCAGCGGTGCGCTCAACTCCGCAGAGTGGGCCGACAAGTTGATGCGTCCCGCGATGGGAGTCCCAGGTCCGGTGACGAGCGGCGTGTCGTCGGGCGTCAACGACTATGTGCGCAACGGCAAGCTCACGCTCGTCACGCGCGGAGAGGAGGTGCTCGAACAGGTGAGCCCCATGGGGGTCGCCTTGCTGGCGCAACGCCGCGGTGAGGAGCGGGCCTATGACGCCTTGGACGAGGATCAGCAGAAGGTGTTCGAGGTCTTGCCCGCGCGCGATGCGCTCGATCTCGTCAGCATCGCTCGTGAAGCGCTGATGGACCGCGACGACGCTGCGTTCATCCTGGGTGAGCTCGCACGTGGGGAGTGGGTGATCAACGAAGGCGACGACGCCAACGGGCCCTGGCGGATCACTTCGCCGGGAGTGGCGGATCGGGCGGCGTCTTGA
- a CDS encoding tyrosine recombinase XerC, protein MAQVLGEYERHLRRERDLTDHTVRAYVGDIASLLDHCARLGHTDVGSVDLRALRSWLAKQQSMGKARTSLARRATAARVFTAWLARTARIATDVGAPLGSPKAHKTLPGVLRVDEAEALLTAATAAAEDGPVGLRDAAILELLYATGIRVGELAALDIDDVDRGRNVVRVFGKGRKERTVPFGTPAAGALDRWLSTGRSQLRREGSGPALFLGARGGRIDQRAVRGLVHRRLADVPGAPDLSPHGLRHSAATHLLEGGADLRSVQELLGHSSLATTQRYTHVSTDRLRRAFQQAHPRA, encoded by the coding sequence ATGGCTCAGGTGCTGGGGGAGTACGAGCGCCATCTGCGCCGTGAACGCGACCTCACCGACCACACCGTGCGCGCCTACGTGGGCGATATCGCCAGCTTGCTGGATCACTGTGCCAGGCTGGGCCACACCGACGTCGGGTCCGTCGACCTGCGCGCCCTGCGCAGTTGGTTGGCCAAGCAGCAGTCGATGGGCAAGGCGCGCACCAGCCTGGCGCGGCGGGCGACGGCGGCTCGTGTGTTCACGGCATGGCTGGCGCGCACCGCACGCATCGCGACCGACGTCGGGGCCCCACTCGGCTCGCCCAAGGCCCACAAGACCCTGCCGGGAGTGCTCCGCGTCGATGAGGCCGAAGCGCTGTTGACCGCCGCGACGGCTGCGGCCGAGGACGGTCCGGTCGGACTTCGCGACGCGGCGATCTTGGAGTTGCTCTACGCGACCGGGATCCGTGTCGGCGAACTCGCGGCCCTCGATATCGACGACGTCGACCGTGGTCGCAACGTCGTACGCGTCTTCGGCAAGGGCCGCAAGGAGCGCACGGTGCCGTTCGGCACGCCTGCGGCAGGCGCCCTTGACCGTTGGCTCTCCACCGGCAGGTCGCAGTTGCGCCGCGAAGGCTCCGGCCCGGCCCTCTTCCTGGGGGCTCGAGGTGGCCGGATCGACCAGCGTGCCGTACGCGGTCTCGTCCACCGACGACTGGCAGACGTGCCCGGTGCGCCCGACCTCTCTCCGCATGGACTGCGGCACTCGGCAGCGACGCATCTGCTTGAGGGTGGTGCCGACCTGCGTTCGGTCCAAGAACTCTTGGGGCACTCCTCACTCGCGACGACGCAGCGTTATACCCACGTCTCCACCGATCGGTTGCGTCGCGCCTTCCAGCAGGCCCACCCGCGCGCCTGA
- a CDS encoding M23 family metallopeptidase — translation MRFRLLPVLLSVLLTAVAWVAIPSGAAELDPVGVWPLQPTPKVVAVFDAPVTRWGPGHRGVDLAGRFGQPVRAALPGTVSHVGRIAGRGTVTVNHGDTRTTYEPVLGSVSVGDRIPAGTVIGALERVGSHCFPASCLHWGWVRDHTYLDPLRLVGGGPIRLLPLWRDEPVPRLPGAQGRSARPLPRSARGWATAPTSGARVGLLEGATQPIGGDVGITLRRRE, via the coding sequence ATGCGCTTTCGACTTCTCCCTGTGCTCTTGAGTGTGCTCCTGACCGCCGTTGCGTGGGTGGCAATCCCCAGCGGGGCTGCCGAGCTCGACCCGGTCGGCGTCTGGCCGTTGCAGCCGACGCCCAAGGTGGTGGCGGTCTTCGACGCACCCGTGACCCGGTGGGGCCCTGGCCATCGTGGCGTGGATCTCGCGGGCAGATTCGGACAACCGGTGCGCGCCGCCCTGCCCGGCACCGTCAGTCACGTCGGCAGGATCGCGGGTCGAGGCACGGTGACGGTGAATCACGGCGACACGCGGACGACGTACGAACCGGTGCTGGGTTCGGTCTCAGTGGGCGATCGGATCCCCGCTGGAACCGTGATCGGTGCCCTCGAACGGGTGGGATCACACTGCTTCCCGGCCTCGTGTCTGCATTGGGGATGGGTCCGCGACCATACCTACTTGGATCCGCTGCGGCTGGTGGGCGGCGGGCCGATCAGGCTGCTGCCGCTGTGGCGTGACGAGCCGGTGCCGCGTCTCCCAGGCGCACAAGGACGCTCGGCTCGACCGTTGCCACGCTCGGCTCGGGGCTGGGCAACTGCCCCGACGTCAGGCGCGCGGGTGGGCCTGCTGGAAGGCGCGACGCAACCGATCGGTGGAGACGTGGGTATAACGCTGCGTCGTCGCGAGTGA
- the rpsB gene encoding 30S ribosomal protein S2, with amino-acid sequence MAVVTMRQLLESGVHFGHQTRRWNPKMKRFIMTERNGIYIIDLQQSLAYIDRSYAFIKETVAKGGTIMFVGTKKQAQEAIAEQATRVGMPYVNQRWLGGMLTNFNTVHQRINRLKELDEVDFDNVAGSGRTKKELLQMKRERDKLDKTLGGIREMTRTPSAVWIVDTNKEHLAVEEARKLRIPIVGILDSNCDPDEVDFPIPGNDDAIRAVGLLTRVVADAVAEGLVARSGAKAAEGEESVGAEEPLAEWEQELLTGGAADAAVEATGGDAAAADATPAAESTGAAGESTEAAQAADAASDEAAAPVAFAAVAGEFGEDSAAANEDGSAPEGFTIKGNKNSMKFHAESSPWYDRTVAEVWFRTVEAAEAAGFVNAEKPAED; translated from the coding sequence ATGGCAGTCGTCACCATGCGCCAGCTGCTCGAGAGCGGCGTCCACTTCGGTCACCAGACCCGTCGTTGGAACCCCAAGATGAAGCGCTTCATCATGACCGAGCGCAACGGCATCTACATCATCGACCTGCAGCAGTCGCTCGCCTACATCGACCGGTCGTACGCCTTCATCAAGGAGACGGTCGCCAAGGGCGGCACGATCATGTTCGTCGGCACCAAGAAGCAGGCCCAGGAGGCCATCGCCGAGCAGGCGACTCGCGTCGGGATGCCGTACGTCAACCAGCGCTGGCTGGGCGGCATGCTCACCAACTTCAACACCGTGCACCAGCGGATCAACCGCCTCAAGGAGCTCGACGAGGTCGACTTCGACAACGTGGCCGGCTCGGGACGCACGAAGAAGGAACTCCTGCAGATGAAGCGGGAGCGCGACAAGCTCGACAAGACCCTCGGCGGGATCCGTGAGATGACCCGGACGCCCTCCGCGGTCTGGATCGTCGACACCAACAAGGAGCACCTCGCCGTCGAAGAGGCGCGCAAGCTGCGCATCCCGATCGTCGGCATCCTGGACTCCAACTGTGACCCCGACGAGGTCGACTTCCCGATCCCGGGCAACGATGACGCGATCCGCGCCGTCGGTCTGCTCACCCGCGTTGTCGCCGACGCGGTCGCCGAGGGCCTCGTGGCCCGCTCCGGGGCGAAGGCCGCCGAGGGCGAGGAGTCCGTGGGCGCCGAGGAGCCGCTGGCCGAGTGGGAGCAGGAGTTGCTCACCGGTGGCGCCGCTGACGCTGCTGTCGAGGCCACCGGCGGCGACGCCGCTGCCGCCGACGCGACCCCTGCCGCCGAGTCGACCGGCGCTGCCGGTGAGTCCACCGAGGCCGCGCAGGCTGCCGACGCTGCCAGCGACGAGGCGGCCGCCCCCGTGGCGTTCGCAGCGGTTGCCGGTGAGTTCGGCGAAGACTCCGCCGCCGCCAACGAAGACGGTTCGGCTCCCGAGGGCTTCACCATCAAGGGCAACAAGAACTCGATGAAGTTCCACGCCGAGTCCAGCCCGTGGTACGACCGCACGGTCGCTGAGGTGTGGTTCCGCACCGTCGAGGCCGCCGAAGCCGCCGGCTTCGTCAACGCCGAGAAGCCGGCCGAAGACTGA
- the tsf gene encoding translation elongation factor Ts translates to MAITAAEVKRLRDLTSAGMMECKKALTETDGDFDKAVELLRVKGAAKAAARGAERETAAGLVATSGNALVELKSETDFVAKNEDFVAAAQRIADAANAAKATDTESLKSVELDGKTVGEVVEDLAISIGEKIELGGVAYFDGPVVTYMHKRAADLPPAVGVLVEFEGDEQAARAAAMQIAAMRAQYLTRDEVPADLVESERSIAEQKTREEGKPEQAIAKIVEGRLGGFFKEIVLLEQESVTEAKKSVKAVLDEAGTTVKRFARFEIGA, encoded by the coding sequence ATGGCTATTACCGCTGCCGAAGTCAAGCGGCTCCGCGACCTCACCAGCGCGGGCATGATGGAGTGCAAGAAGGCGCTGACCGAGACCGACGGCGACTTCGACAAGGCTGTCGAACTGCTCCGCGTCAAGGGCGCGGCCAAGGCCGCCGCTCGCGGCGCCGAGCGTGAGACCGCTGCCGGTCTGGTCGCCACGTCGGGCAACGCGCTGGTCGAGCTCAAGAGCGAGACCGACTTCGTCGCCAAGAACGAGGACTTCGTCGCCGCTGCCCAGCGCATCGCCGACGCCGCCAACGCCGCGAAGGCCACCGACACCGAGTCGCTGAAGTCTGTCGAGCTCGACGGCAAGACCGTCGGTGAGGTCGTCGAGGACCTCGCGATCAGCATCGGCGAGAAGATCGAGCTGGGCGGGGTCGCGTACTTCGACGGTCCGGTCGTCACCTACATGCACAAGCGTGCCGCCGACCTGCCCCCCGCGGTGGGTGTGCTGGTCGAGTTCGAGGGTGACGAGCAGGCCGCGCGCGCCGCGGCCATGCAGATCGCGGCGATGAGGGCGCAGTACCTCACCCGCGACGAGGTGCCCGCCGACCTGGTCGAGTCCGAGCGCTCGATCGCGGAGCAGAAGACCCGCGAGGAGGGCAAGCCCGAGCAGGCGATCGCGAAGATCGTCGAGGGTCGCCTGGGTGGTTTCTTCAAGGAGATCGTCCTGCTGGAGCAGGAGTCGGTCACCGAGGCCAAGAAGTCGGTCAAGGCCGTCCTTGACGAGGCCGGTACCACCGTCAAGCGCTTCGCCCGCTTCGAGATCGGCGCCTGA
- the pyrH gene encoding UMP kinase produces the protein MTAYKRVLLKLSGEVFGGGAVGLDLDVINGLAGEIAEVAKAGTEVAIVVGGGNFFRGAELQQRGMERARADYMGMLGTVMNCLALQDLIEKHGVETRVQTAITMGQVAEPYIPRRAIRHLEKGRVVIFGAGAGMPFFSTDTVAAQRALETRCEVILMGKQGVDGVFDSDPAKNPAAVMFDRLTYDEYLARDLKVADATGIAMARDNNLDMVFFNLSTPGTIRRAVQGEKIGTLVSQSA, from the coding sequence GTGACGGCATACAAGCGAGTCCTGCTCAAGCTCTCCGGTGAAGTCTTCGGTGGTGGTGCCGTCGGCCTCGACCTCGACGTGATCAACGGCCTCGCGGGAGAGATCGCCGAGGTGGCCAAGGCTGGCACCGAGGTCGCGATCGTGGTCGGCGGCGGCAACTTCTTCCGCGGCGCCGAGTTGCAACAGCGAGGCATGGAGCGCGCCCGAGCCGACTACATGGGCATGCTCGGCACGGTGATGAACTGTCTGGCCTTGCAGGACCTGATCGAAAAGCATGGGGTCGAGACCCGCGTCCAGACTGCTATCACGATGGGTCAGGTCGCCGAGCCCTATATTCCGCGCCGGGCGATCCGGCACCTGGAGAAGGGGCGCGTCGTGATCTTCGGCGCCGGCGCCGGCATGCCGTTCTTCTCCACCGACACCGTGGCGGCCCAGCGTGCGCTGGAGACGCGCTGTGAGGTCATCTTGATGGGCAAGCAGGGCGTCGACGGCGTCTTCGACTCCGACCCGGCGAAGAACCCTGCGGCCGTGATGTTCGACCGGCTGACGTACGACGAATACCTCGCGCGCGACCTCAAGGTCGCCGATGCCACCGGCATCGCCATGGCACGCGACAACAACCTCGACATGGTCTTCTTCAACCTGTCGACGCCGGGGACGATCCGGCGCGCGGTGCAGGGTGAGAAGATTGGCACATTGGTGAGCCAAAGTGCCTGA
- the frr gene encoding ribosome recycling factor has translation MNSILNETDDKMDKSVESTREEFSAIRAGRANPNMFSKINVDYYGTPTPLQQLASFSTPEARIVLIAPYDLSQIGAVERAIRDSDLGVNPANDGKVLRCVFPELTEERRKEFIKVARAKAEDGRVAVRNLRRHAKQAMEKLEKDGDVGQDDVTGGEKRLDALTKQHTDKIDELLKHKEAELLEV, from the coding sequence ATCAACTCCATCCTCAACGAGACCGACGACAAGATGGACAAGTCGGTCGAATCCACCCGCGAGGAGTTCTCCGCGATCCGGGCCGGCCGCGCGAACCCCAACATGTTCTCCAAGATCAACGTCGACTACTACGGCACGCCGACGCCGTTGCAGCAACTCGCGTCGTTCAGCACGCCCGAGGCGCGCATCGTGCTGATCGCCCCGTACGACCTCTCGCAGATCGGTGCTGTCGAGCGCGCCATCCGAGACTCGGATCTGGGCGTCAACCCGGCCAACGACGGCAAGGTGCTGCGCTGCGTGTTCCCCGAACTGACCGAGGAGCGCCGCAAGGAGTTCATCAAGGTGGCTCGCGCCAAGGCAGAGGACGGCCGAGTTGCCGTACGCAACCTGCGCCGCCACGCCAAGCAGGCCATGGAGAAGCTCGAGAAGGATGGTGACGTCGGCCAAGACGACGTCACCGGCGGCGAGAAGCGACTCGACGCTTTGACCAAGCAGCACACCGACAAGATCGACGAGTTGCTCAAGCACAAGGAAGCGGAGTTGCTGGAGGTCTGA